One window of the Alphaproteobacteria bacterium genome contains the following:
- a CDS encoding HlyD family efflux transporter periplasmic adaptor subunit, translating to MARKRSRSYLTIAAALVVGGALVFAFWPQPTMVDIGTVTRGAMSVTIDEEGRTRVHDAYMVSTPVAGRLLRVDVEPGDPVERFETVVASMLPSNPVALDLRTREQARASVTAAEAALRLSRAELNRAIADRELAEAQLERTRTLRQNNTVSEAALDRALREARAAMAAYDTAEAAIEMRQAELENTRAQLSGMGDPQGSGGAAAGGSQTEIPIRAPASGRVLRVIQQSETTLPAGAPIMEIGNIDSDLEVLVELLSTDAVQVAPGDPVLIVDWGGAATLHAAVARVDPVGFTKFSALGVEEQRVNTIVRFVENPQAGQAGLGHGYRVEARIVVWHDDDALIVPAAALFRDGAGWSVFRVEDGVAARRSVEIARNNGTQAAVASGLEPGDRVILYPAADLEDGHRVAERDIE from the coding sequence ATGGCGCGCAAACGATCCCGTTCCTACCTGACGATCGCCGCCGCCCTGGTGGTGGGCGGCGCGCTGGTCTTCGCCTTTTGGCCGCAACCGACGATGGTCGACATCGGCACCGTGACGCGGGGCGCGATGTCGGTGACCATCGACGAGGAAGGCCGCACCCGCGTGCACGATGCCTATATGGTGTCGACGCCGGTCGCGGGCCGGTTGTTGCGCGTCGATGTCGAGCCCGGCGATCCGGTGGAGCGCTTCGAGACCGTGGTCGCCTCGATGCTCCCCAGCAACCCGGTGGCCTTGGACCTGCGCACCCGCGAACAGGCGCGGGCCAGCGTAACTGCCGCCGAGGCGGCGTTGCGGCTATCGCGTGCCGAACTCAACCGCGCGATCGCCGACCGGGAACTGGCCGAGGCCCAATTGGAACGCACCCGCACCCTGCGCCAGAACAATACCGTGAGCGAGGCCGCGCTGGACCGCGCACTGCGCGAGGCGCGCGCAGCGATGGCCGCCTACGACACCGCCGAAGCCGCGATCGAAATGCGCCAGGCCGAGCTTGAAAATACCCGCGCGCAACTAAGCGGTATGGGTGACCCCCAAGGCAGCGGCGGCGCCGCGGCGGGCGGCAGCCAGACCGAAATCCCGATCCGCGCCCCGGCAAGCGGGCGGGTGTTGCGGGTGATTCAACAAAGCGAAACCACGCTGCCGGCCGGCGCACCGATCATGGAGATCGGCAACATCGACAGCGACCTCGAAGTGCTGGTCGAACTGCTATCGACCGACGCCGTCCAGGTCGCGCCGGGCGATCCGGTGCTGATCGTCGACTGGGGCGGCGCGGCCACGCTGCACGCGGCGGTGGCCCGGGTCGATCCGGTCGGCTTCACCAAATTCTCCGCGCTCGGGGTCGAGGAACAGCGGGTCAACACGATCGTGCGTTTCGTCGAGAACCCGCAGGCCGGGCAGGCAGGCCTCGGGCACGGCTACCGGGTCGAAGCGCGGATCGTCGTGTGGCACGACGACGACGCCCTGATCGTGCCCGCCGCGGCCCTGTTCCGCGACGGCGCGGGCTGGTCGGTATTCCGCGTCGAGGACGGCGTCGCGGCGCGCCGGTCGGTCGAGATCGCCCGCAACAACGGCACCCAAGCCGCCGTGGCAAGCGGCCTGGAACCGGGCGACCGCGTCATCCTCTATCCCGCCGCCGACCTCGAAGACGGCCACCGCGTCGCCGAGCGGGATATCGAGTAG
- a CDS encoding FtsX-like permease family protein, with amino-acid sequence MSPLDRKLLRDLWRIKGQAVAIGAVIGVGVLLLVMMTGLVTSLDETRRAYYERYRLAEIFAPVTRAPDRLIADLANIPGVAAAEGRVTGSALIDLPGLALPVRAQAVSLPDFGEPRLNDVYLSAGRGLDRDRTDEVLLLKGFADAHDLRPGETLSATMNGARRTFRVVGLVQAPEFLYTTAPGELAPDDSRFGVIWMTRTALAAAYDMDGAFNEALLSLGRGAKEAAVIEAVDRLLRRHGGTGAYGLADHQSDRIVTEEIGGLRAMTVGVPPIFLAVAAFLLYIVVSRMVQAEREQIGLIKAFGYTDAEVGAHYFKLILAIAAGGALVGCLCGIAAGRGMISFYLQYLKFPFLVFQLDPVSFVVGFGVSVLAASAGGLIVLRGVFSLTPATAMRPPAPADYSRSGRIGRSLNRFLDQPSRMVLRRLTRQPGRMAGAVIGIAAGMSLSVGMISILVGFDHALALTFNDADRSDVAVVFTDAVSARTVYDLQRLPGVIEVEPVRVVPAVLRNGLKTYRGAINGLVAVPRLNRALDRNVATIEMRREGIILATALADILDIAPGDRLSIEVREGRQPALDLPVIGIADTFLGAPAYMELDALNRALREPNRISGAYLRIDAAHQETVYRALKDMPAVAGVSLKADARAAFQRMMDSGAGTMRYIMAAIAAVITFGVIYNAARIAYAERLRDLASLRVIGFTTGEVGFVLLGELAAVTSAALPLGAVLGHYLSYGLAAGFSTDLYQIPAVFTPASYGAVTLVVIAAAAASGWLVKRDIDRADIVAALKTRE; translated from the coding sequence ATGAGCCCACTCGACCGCAAACTTCTGCGCGACCTGTGGCGCATCAAGGGCCAAGCCGTCGCAATCGGCGCGGTGATCGGCGTCGGCGTGCTGTTGCTGGTGATGATGACCGGCTTGGTCACCTCGCTGGACGAAACCCGGCGCGCCTATTACGAGCGCTACCGCTTGGCCGAGATCTTCGCCCCGGTGACCCGCGCACCCGACCGCCTGATCGCCGACCTCGCCAACATTCCCGGCGTCGCCGCCGCCGAGGGGCGGGTGACCGGCAGCGCGCTGATCGATCTGCCGGGGCTCGCCCTGCCCGTGCGCGCCCAGGCGGTGTCCCTGCCCGACTTCGGCGAACCGCGGCTCAACGATGTCTACCTGAGCGCCGGCCGCGGTCTGGACCGCGATCGCACCGACGAAGTTCTTTTACTCAAGGGATTCGCCGATGCCCACGACTTGCGCCCCGGCGAAACGCTCTCAGCGACGATGAACGGCGCCCGGCGCACTTTCCGAGTCGTCGGCCTCGTACAGGCGCCGGAGTTTCTCTATACGACCGCACCCGGTGAACTGGCCCCCGACGACAGCCGCTTCGGCGTGATCTGGATGACCCGGACGGCCTTGGCCGCCGCCTATGACATGGACGGCGCGTTCAACGAAGCGCTGCTCTCGCTGGGCCGCGGCGCCAAAGAAGCCGCGGTGATCGAGGCGGTAGACCGCCTTTTGCGTCGCCACGGCGGAACCGGCGCCTATGGCTTGGCCGACCACCAATCCGACCGAATCGTCACCGAGGAAATCGGCGGCTTGCGCGCGATGACCGTGGGCGTGCCACCGATCTTCCTCGCGGTCGCGGCGTTCCTTCTCTACATCGTCGTCTCGCGCATGGTTCAGGCCGAGCGCGAGCAAATCGGACTGATCAAAGCGTTCGGCTATACCGATGCCGAGGTGGGCGCACACTATTTCAAACTGATCCTCGCGATCGCCGCCGGCGGCGCCCTTGTCGGGTGCCTATGCGGCATCGCCGCCGGCCGCGGGATGATCTCGTTCTACCTCCAGTACCTAAAGTTCCCCTTCCTCGTGTTCCAGCTCGACCCGGTATCGTTCGTGGTCGGCTTTGGCGTCAGCGTGTTGGCGGCGTCGGCCGGCGGATTGATCGTCCTGCGCGGCGTCTTCTCTCTTACTCCCGCCACCGCGATGCGCCCGCCTGCGCCGGCCGACTACAGTCGCAGCGGCCGAATCGGCCGTTCGCTCAACCGCTTCCTCGACCAACCCAGCCGCATGGTGCTGCGGCGTCTGACCCGGCAACCCGGGCGGATGGCCGGCGCGGTCATCGGCATCGCCGCCGGGATGTCGCTTTCGGTCGGCATGATTTCGATCCTGGTCGGATTCGACCATGCGCTGGCGCTCACCTTCAACGACGCCGACCGGAGCGACGTCGCCGTCGTCTTTACCGACGCCGTCTCGGCGCGGACGGTCTACGACCTGCAGCGCCTGCCAGGGGTGATCGAGGTGGAACCGGTCCGCGTCGTCCCCGCAGTTCTGCGCAATGGCCTGAAAACCTATCGCGGCGCGATCAACGGTCTGGTCGCGGTGCCGCGCCTCAATCGGGCGTTGGACCGGAACGTGGCAACGATCGAAATGCGCCGCGAGGGGATCATCCTTGCCACCGCGCTCGCCGATATTCTCGACATCGCCCCCGGCGACCGCCTATCGATCGAAGTGCGCGAGGGTCGCCAACCGGCACTAGATCTCCCGGTGATCGGCATTGCCGATACGTTTCTCGGCGCCCCGGCCTATATGGAACTGGATGCGCTTAACCGGGCACTGCGCGAACCGAACCGGATATCGGGCGCCTATTTGCGGATCGATGCGGCGCACCAGGAAACGGTGTACCGCGCGCTAAAGGACATGCCGGCCGTTGCCGGGGTCAGTCTCAAGGCCGACGCCCGCGCGGCCTTTCAGCGGATGATGGATAGCGGTGCCGGCACGATGCGCTACATCATGGCGGCAATCGCCGCGGTCATCACCTTCGGCGTGATCTATAACGCCGCGCGGATCGCCTATGCCGAGCGCCTGCGCGACCTTGCCAGCCTGCGCGTGATCGGCTTCACCACGGGCGAAGTGGGCTTCGTGCTGCTGGGCGAACTGGCGGCGGTGACGTCGGCCGCGCTGCCGCTCGGCGCGGTTCTTGGCCACTACCTTTCCTATGGCCTCGCCGCCGGCTTCAGCACCGATCTGTATCAAATCCCGGCGGTCTTCACCCCGGCCAGCTATGGCGCGGTCACGCTGGTCGTGATTGCCGCCGCCGCGGCCTCGGGCTGGCTGGTGAAACGAGACATCGACCGGGCGGACATTGTCGCCGCCTTGAAAACGAGGGAGTAA